The following are encoded together in the Streptomyces sp. NBC_00341 genome:
- the scpA gene encoding methylmalonyl-CoA mutase — protein MRIPDFSDIELGPGSGAEVTEDQWRTAVKESSGSSDGDLRWETPEGIAVKPLYTGQDLEGLDFLGTYPGVAPFLRGPYPTMYVNQPWTIRQYAGFSTAEESNAFYRRNLAAGQKGLSVAFDLPTHRGYDSDHPRVTGDVGMAGVAIDSIYDMRQLFEGIPLDRMSVSMTMNGAVLPVLALYIVAAEEQGVPPEKLAGTIQNDILKEFMVRNTYIYPPKPSMRIISDIFSYTSQRMPRYNSISISGYHIQEAGATADLELAYTLADGVEYLRAGRDTGLDVDAFAPRLSFFWAIGMNFFMEIAKLRAARLLWAKLVKQFDPQNPKSLSLRTHSQTSGWSLTAQDVFNNVTRTCVEAMAATQGHTQSLHTNALDEALALPTDFSARIARNTQLLLQQESGTGRVIDPWGGSAYVEKLTYDLARRAWQHIEEVEAAGGMAKAIDAGIPKLRIEEAAARTQARIDSGRQPVIGVNKYRVETDEKIDVLKVDNTSVRTQQIEKLRRLREERDETACQDALRALTDAAGREPGPGLEGNLLALAVDAARAMATVGEISDALEKVYGRHSGQIRTISGVYRNEAGESPSVDRTRALVDAFEEAEGRRPRILVAKMGQDGHDRGQKVIATAFADLGFDVDVGPLFQTPGEVARQAVEADVHIVGVSSLAAGHLTLVPALREELAAEGREDIMIVVGGVIPPSDIEALHEAGAAAVFPPGTVIPDAAHDLVTRLGASLGHEL, from the coding sequence ATGCGGATCCCCGATTTCTCCGACATCGAGCTCGGCCCCGGCAGCGGCGCCGAGGTGACAGAGGACCAGTGGCGTACGGCGGTGAAGGAGTCCTCCGGGAGCTCCGACGGAGACCTCCGGTGGGAGACCCCGGAGGGTATCGCGGTCAAGCCGTTGTACACGGGCCAGGATTTGGAGGGGCTGGACTTCCTGGGTACGTATCCGGGTGTGGCGCCGTTTCTGCGTGGGCCGTATCCGACGATGTATGTGAATCAGCCCTGGACGATCCGGCAGTACGCGGGGTTCTCCACCGCTGAGGAGTCCAATGCCTTCTACCGCCGTAACCTGGCGGCGGGGCAGAAGGGGCTGTCGGTCGCGTTCGATCTGCCGACCCACCGGGGCTACGACAGCGACCATCCAAGGGTGACCGGCGATGTCGGCATGGCCGGTGTCGCGATCGACTCGATCTACGACATGCGCCAGCTGTTCGAGGGCATCCCGCTGGACCGGATGTCGGTGTCGATGACGATGAACGGGGCGGTGCTCCCCGTCCTCGCCCTGTACATCGTGGCCGCCGAGGAACAGGGCGTACCGCCGGAGAAGCTGGCCGGGACCATTCAGAACGACATTCTGAAGGAGTTCATGGTCCGCAACACCTACATCTATCCGCCGAAGCCCTCGATGCGGATCATCTCCGACATCTTCTCGTACACGTCGCAGAGGATGCCGCGCTACAACTCGATCTCCATCTCCGGCTACCACATCCAGGAAGCCGGAGCCACGGCGGACCTGGAGCTGGCCTACACCCTGGCCGACGGGGTCGAATACCTGCGCGCCGGACGCGACACCGGCCTGGACGTGGACGCGTTCGCGCCCCGGCTGTCGTTCTTCTGGGCGATCGGCATGAACTTCTTCATGGAGATCGCGAAACTCCGGGCCGCCCGGCTGCTGTGGGCGAAGCTCGTGAAGCAGTTCGATCCACAGAACCCCAAGTCGCTTTCCCTGCGCACCCATTCGCAGACCTCGGGCTGGTCGCTGACCGCGCAGGACGTCTTCAACAACGTCACCCGCACCTGCGTGGAAGCGATGGCCGCGACCCAGGGCCACACCCAGTCGCTCCACACCAACGCCCTCGACGAGGCGCTCGCGCTGCCCACCGACTTCTCGGCCCGCATCGCCCGCAACACCCAGCTGCTGCTCCAGCAGGAGTCCGGCACGGGCCGGGTCATCGACCCCTGGGGCGGCAGCGCGTACGTGGAGAAGCTGACCTACGACCTGGCGCGGCGGGCCTGGCAGCACATCGAGGAGGTCGAGGCGGCGGGCGGCATGGCCAAGGCCATCGACGCCGGCATCCCCAAACTCCGCATCGAGGAGGCCGCCGCCCGCACCCAGGCCCGCATCGACTCCGGACGCCAGCCCGTCATCGGCGTCAACAAGTACCGCGTCGAGACCGACGAGAAGATCGACGTCCTCAAGGTCGACAACACCTCGGTCCGCACCCAGCAGATCGAAAAGCTCCGCCGACTGCGCGAAGAGCGGGACGAGACCGCCTGCCAGGACGCGCTGCGCGCACTGACGGACGCGGCGGGCCGGGAGCCCGGCCCGGGGCTGGAGGGCAATCTGCTGGCGCTGGCCGTGGACGCGGCGCGGGCGATGGCGACCGTGGGCGAGATCTCGGACGCGCTGGAGAAGGTGTACGGGCGGCACTCGGGCCAGATCCGTACGATCTCGGGTGTGTACCGCAACGAGGCAGGGGAGTCACCGTCCGTGGACCGCACCCGCGCGCTGGTCGACGCGTTCGAGGAGGCCGAGGGACGCCGGCCGCGGATCCTGGTCGCCAAGATGGGCCAGGACGGACACGACCGCGGCCAGAAGGTGATCGCGACCGCCTTCGCCGACCTGGGCTTCGACGTGGACGTGGGCCCGCTGTTCCAGACGCCGGGCGAGGTCGCCCGGCAGGCGGTCGAGGCGGACGTGCACATCGTCGGCGTCTCCTCCCTGGCCGCCGGCCACCTCACCCTCGTACCCGCACTCCGCGAGGAACTCGCCGCCGAAGGTCGCGAGGACATCATGATCGTGGTCGGCGGAGTCATCCCGCCGTCCGACATCGAGGCCCTGCACGAGGCAGGCGCCGCAGCCGTGTTCCCGCCGGGAACCGTAATCCCGGACGCGGCCCACGATCTGGTGACGCGGCTCGGCGCCTCACTCGGCCACGAGCTGTGA
- a CDS encoding NAD(P)/FAD-dependent oxidoreductase, with product MARPRILVVGAGFAGVECVRRLERRLRPGEADIALVAPFSYQLYLPLLPQVASGVLTPQSVAVSLRRSSRHRTRIIPGGAIGVDPLAKVCVIRKITDEVVNERYDYIVLSPGSVTRTFDIPGLLDNARGMKTLAEAAFVRDHVIAQLDLADASHDEEERASRLQFVVVGGGYAGTETAACLQRLTTNAVRHYPRLDPKLIKWHLIDIAPKLMPELGDKLGESALKVLRERGIEVSLGVSVAEAGPDKVTFTDGRVLPCRTLIWTAGVTASPLVATFDAETVRGRLAVTPDMSLPGHDGIFALGDAAAVPDLAKGDGAVCPPTAQHAMRQGRKIADNLLATLRNQPLQPYVHKDLGLVVDLGGKDAVSKPLGIEMHGIGAQAVARGYHWSALRTNVAKARVMTNWLINAAAGDDFVRTGFQSRKPATLRDFEYTDSYLTPEQVREHTAALHTGM from the coding sequence GTGGCACGACCCAGGATCCTCGTTGTCGGAGCCGGTTTTGCCGGGGTCGAGTGCGTACGCCGTCTGGAACGCCGGCTCCGTCCCGGCGAGGCCGACATCGCACTCGTGGCCCCGTTCTCCTACCAGCTCTACCTGCCCCTGCTGCCCCAGGTGGCCTCGGGCGTCCTCACCCCGCAGTCGGTCGCTGTGTCATTGCGCCGCAGCAGCCGGCACCGCACCAGGATCATTCCCGGCGGGGCCATCGGAGTGGACCCGCTGGCGAAGGTCTGCGTGATCCGCAAGATCACCGACGAGGTCGTCAACGAGCGCTACGACTACATCGTGCTCAGCCCGGGAAGCGTCACCCGCACCTTCGACATCCCCGGGCTGCTCGACAACGCCCGGGGCATGAAGACCCTGGCGGAGGCCGCTTTCGTGCGCGATCACGTCATCGCGCAGCTCGATCTCGCGGACGCCAGCCACGACGAGGAGGAGCGGGCCTCGCGGCTGCAGTTCGTCGTCGTCGGCGGCGGGTACGCGGGCACCGAGACCGCGGCCTGCCTGCAGCGGCTGACCACCAACGCCGTCCGGCACTATCCCAGGCTCGACCCCAAGCTGATCAAATGGCATCTGATCGACATCGCCCCCAAGCTCATGCCCGAACTGGGCGACAAGCTCGGTGAGAGCGCACTGAAGGTACTGCGCGAACGGGGGATCGAGGTGTCCCTGGGGGTATCGGTCGCCGAGGCGGGCCCCGACAAGGTGACCTTCACCGACGGCCGGGTGCTGCCCTGCCGCACCCTGATCTGGACGGCGGGCGTCACCGCCAGCCCGCTGGTCGCCACCTTCGACGCGGAGACGGTACGCGGCCGGCTGGCGGTCACCCCCGACATGAGCCTGCCCGGCCACGACGGCATCTTCGCCCTCGGTGACGCGGCGGCCGTCCCCGACCTGGCCAAGGGCGACGGCGCGGTCTGCCCGCCCACCGCGCAGCACGCGATGCGCCAGGGCCGGAAGATCGCCGACAACCTGCTGGCCACCCTCCGCAACCAGCCACTCCAGCCGTACGTCCACAAGGACCTCGGGCTCGTCGTGGACCTCGGCGGCAAGGACGCCGTCTCCAAGCCGCTCGGCATCGAGATGCACGGAATCGGCGCCCAGGCCGTGGCCCGCGGCTATCACTGGTCGGCGCTGCGGACCAACGTGGCCAAGGCGAGGGTCATGACCAACTGGCTGATCAACGCGGCCGCGGGCGACGACTTCGTCCGCACCGGATTCCAGTCCCGCAAACCAGCCACCCTGCGCGACTTCGAATACACGGACAGCTACCTCACCCCGGAACAGGTCCGCGAGCACACCGCCGCGCTGCACACCGGGATGTGA
- the meaB gene encoding methylmalonyl Co-A mutase-associated GTPase MeaB: MAPKIDLDSYAKGVLDGKRAHIARAITLVESTRADHRALAQQLLRELLPHSGSARRIGISGVPGVGKSTFIDALGTMLTGLGHWVAVLAVDPSSSRTGGSILGDKTRMERLAVDPAAFVRPSPTAGTLGGVAKATRESIVVMEAAGYDVVLVETVGVGQSETAVANMVDTFLLLTLARTGDQLQGIKKGVLELADAIAVNKADGPHERDARSAARELAGALRLMHPADAAWTPPVLTCSAREGSGLDTLWERLEQHRTLLESTGRLAAKRREQQVDWTWTMVRDELLESLRSHPGVRALAPELELRVREGTLPATLAAEQILAAFRD, encoded by the coding sequence ATGGCCCCGAAGATCGATCTCGACAGCTACGCGAAGGGCGTACTCGACGGGAAGCGGGCGCACATCGCGCGCGCCATCACACTCGTCGAGTCCACCCGTGCCGACCACCGCGCACTGGCCCAGCAGTTGCTGCGCGAGCTCCTGCCGCACTCCGGCAGCGCCCGCCGCATCGGCATCAGCGGGGTGCCCGGAGTCGGCAAGTCCACGTTCATCGACGCCCTCGGCACGATGCTCACCGGCCTCGGGCACTGGGTCGCGGTGCTGGCCGTCGACCCGTCGTCCAGCCGTACCGGCGGCTCCATCCTCGGGGACAAGACCCGGATGGAGCGGCTCGCGGTGGACCCGGCGGCTTTCGTACGCCCCTCCCCCACCGCCGGCACGCTGGGCGGGGTGGCCAAGGCGACCCGGGAGTCCATCGTGGTGATGGAGGCGGCGGGCTACGACGTGGTGCTGGTGGAGACGGTGGGGGTCGGCCAGTCGGAGACGGCGGTCGCCAATATGGTCGACACGTTTCTGCTGCTGACCCTGGCCCGTACCGGCGACCAGCTCCAGGGCATCAAGAAGGGTGTGCTGGAGCTGGCCGACGCCATCGCGGTGAACAAGGCCGACGGACCGCACGAACGCGACGCCCGCTCCGCCGCACGTGAACTGGCGGGCGCCCTGCGGCTGATGCACCCTGCGGACGCGGCCTGGACACCGCCGGTACTGACGTGCAGCGCCCGCGAGGGAAGCGGCCTCGACACCCTGTGGGAGCGGCTGGAACAGCACCGGACCCTGCTCGAATCGACCGGCCGGCTGGCGGCCAAACGGCGTGAGCAGCAGGTCGACTGGACCTGGACGATGGTGCGCGACGAGCTGCTGGAGAGCCTGCGCAGCCACCCGGGAGTGCGGGCGCTCGCACCGGAACTCGAACTCAGGGTCCGGGAAGGCACCCTGCCCGCCACGCTGGCCGCCGAGCAGATCCTGGCGGCGTTCCGGGACTGA
- the rho gene encoding transcription termination factor Rho, producing the protein MSHRTFLPVARGVTSPPPFLPGPFIRMSAKGPPRMTTTLEHPVTTEPAARTAAAGVLDITQQGHGTLRPADGHATPRDVQVPAALIRRHGLRKGDAVEGTCDRPRALSTVVRVNGLPPQALRGRPHFRDLTPLHPRRRLRLETFSGTPSTRVVDLVAPVGKGQRGLIVAPPRTGKTVLLQQIAASVAENHPECHLMVVLLDERPEEVTDMRRSVRGEVYASTFDRPAKEHIALAELALERAKRLVEQGRDVVILLDSLTRLCRAHNNAASAGGRTLSGGVDAAALLGPKRLFGAARLTEEGGSLTILATALVDTGSRADEYFFEELKGTGNMELRLDRSLAEKRVHPAVNIAASGTRRDELLVPAEELTAVRGLRRALHSRDAQTSLETLLDRLRHTPDNAAFLELIRNTVPAA; encoded by the coding sequence CTGTCCCACCGGACTTTCCTGCCCGTCGCACGGGGCGTGACATCTCCGCCCCCGTTTCTGCCGGGCCCCTTCATTCGCATGTCCGCGAAAGGACCACCCCGCATGACCACCACACTCGAACACCCCGTGACCACCGAACCCGCCGCCCGCACGGCCGCGGCCGGTGTCCTCGACATCACCCAGCAGGGGCACGGCACCCTGCGTCCCGCCGACGGCCACGCCACCCCGCGCGACGTCCAGGTGCCGGCCGCGCTCATCCGCCGGCACGGCCTGCGCAAGGGCGACGCCGTCGAAGGGACCTGCGACCGGCCCCGTGCCCTGAGCACCGTCGTCCGCGTCAACGGCCTCCCCCCGCAGGCCCTTCGGGGCCGGCCGCACTTCCGTGACCTCACCCCGCTCCACCCCCGGCGGCGGCTGCGCCTGGAGACTTTCTCGGGCACCCCGTCGACGCGCGTCGTCGACCTCGTCGCCCCGGTCGGCAAGGGTCAGCGCGGGCTCATCGTGGCCCCGCCCAGGACCGGCAAGACGGTCCTGCTCCAGCAGATCGCGGCCTCGGTCGCCGAGAACCACCCCGAGTGCCACCTGATGGTGGTGCTGCTCGACGAGCGCCCGGAGGAGGTCACCGACATGCGGCGATCGGTACGGGGCGAGGTCTACGCCTCCACCTTCGACCGCCCCGCCAAGGAGCACATCGCGCTGGCCGAGCTCGCGCTCGAACGCGCCAAGCGACTGGTCGAGCAGGGCCGCGACGTCGTCATCCTGCTGGACTCCCTCACCCGGCTGTGCCGGGCCCACAACAACGCGGCCTCGGCCGGCGGCCGCACCCTCAGCGGCGGTGTCGACGCGGCGGCCCTGCTCGGACCCAAGCGCCTCTTCGGCGCCGCGCGGCTCACCGAGGAGGGCGGCTCCCTCACCATCCTGGCCACGGCCCTCGTGGACACCGGCTCACGCGCCGACGAGTACTTCTTCGAGGAGCTGAAGGGGACCGGCAACATGGAACTGCGGCTCGACCGCTCCCTGGCCGAGAAGCGCGTCCACCCGGCCGTGAACATCGCGGCCTCCGGAACCCGACGCGACGAACTCCTCGTACCGGCCGAGGAACTGACCGCCGTACGCGGTCTGCGGCGCGCCCTGCACTCCAGGGACGCGCAGACCTCGCTCGAAACGCTGCTGGACCGGCTCCGGCACACCCCGGACAACGCCGCCTTCCTCGAACTGATCCGCAACACGGTGCCGGCCGCCTGA
- a CDS encoding aldo/keto reductase family protein, with the protein MEFRRLGRSGLTISEIAYGNWLTHGSQVEEDAALACIRAALDAGITTFDTADVYAQTRAEAVLGRALKDERREGLEIFTKVYFQTGPGQNDRGLGRKHIMESIDNSLRRLQTDHVDLYQAHRYDHTTPLEETMEAFADVVRSGKAHYIGVSEWTAGQLRAGHALARELRVPFISNQPQYSALWRVIEDEVVPASEELGIGQIVWSPIAQGALTGKYRPGAPLPAGSRATDDKGGADMVADWLREEVLERVQLLRPLAEQAGLSMAQLAVAWVLQNSNVSAAIIGASRPEQVTENAVAAGVRLDADLLKAVDQALDPVSQRDPGLTAGHKENS; encoded by the coding sequence ATGGAATTCCGCCGACTCGGCCGCAGCGGTCTGACGATCAGCGAGATCGCGTACGGAAACTGGCTCACCCACGGCTCCCAGGTGGAGGAGGACGCGGCGCTCGCCTGCATCCGGGCCGCCCTGGACGCCGGCATCACCACCTTCGACACCGCGGACGTCTACGCGCAGACACGGGCGGAGGCGGTGCTCGGACGGGCCCTCAAGGACGAGCGCCGCGAAGGGCTGGAGATCTTCACCAAGGTCTACTTCCAGACCGGCCCCGGGCAGAACGACCGGGGGCTCGGCCGCAAGCACATCATGGAGTCGATCGACAACTCACTGCGCCGGCTCCAGACCGACCACGTCGACCTGTACCAGGCGCACCGCTACGACCACACCACGCCGCTGGAGGAGACGATGGAGGCGTTCGCCGACGTCGTCCGCTCCGGCAAGGCGCACTACATCGGCGTATCGGAGTGGACGGCCGGCCAGTTGCGCGCCGGGCACGCGCTGGCCCGCGAACTGCGGGTGCCGTTCATCTCCAACCAGCCGCAGTACTCGGCGTTGTGGCGGGTCATCGAGGACGAGGTGGTGCCCGCGTCCGAGGAGCTCGGCATCGGCCAGATCGTCTGGTCACCGATCGCCCAGGGCGCGCTCACCGGCAAGTACCGGCCCGGTGCGCCGCTGCCGGCCGGCTCGCGGGCGACGGACGACAAGGGCGGGGCCGACATGGTCGCCGACTGGCTGCGCGAGGAGGTGCTGGAGCGGGTGCAGCTGCTGCGTCCGCTGGCCGAGCAGGCCGGTCTGAGCATGGCGCAGCTCGCGGTCGCCTGGGTGCTGCAGAATTCCAACGTCTCCGCCGCGATCATCGGCGCCTCCCGTCCCGAGCAGGTGACGGAGAACGCCGTGGCCGCCGGCGTGCGGCTGGACGCGGACCTGCTGAAGGCCGTCGACCAGGCACTGGACCCGGTGTCGCAGCGGGACCCCGGGCTCACCGCAGGCCACAAGGAGAACAGCTGA
- a CDS encoding ATP-binding protein, with protein MQAAVTITPAQIPELLLGLATVRPVFLWGAPGIGKSSLVHRFAESLGLECVSLLGTQLAPEDLIGVPQIRDGRSVFCPPEAIARDEPYCLFLDELNAATPDVQKAFYSLILDRRIGSYELPAGSIVIGAGNRATDNALARPIASALVNRLTHVHLRASSQDWLVWAGENGIHPWVTDYLIDRPDHLWSQPPKTEEPFSTPRSWHMLSDALHSFGPDIGEETLKVIVHGTLTPAHAVSFCGYAKIVRHTFGIEAILRGDASWPTRLEDRDLLYYLAEAFRGRLVKELPRRKEHVSASMRQTSYRAKSLLVQLAEISVEVAQTVIADDADGLPVLPAWFLVEAARDMPRLVEARR; from the coding sequence GTGCAGGCCGCTGTCACCATCACACCCGCCCAGATACCCGAACTGCTCCTGGGACTCGCCACCGTGCGGCCCGTGTTCCTGTGGGGAGCGCCGGGGATCGGCAAGTCGTCGCTCGTGCACCGGTTCGCGGAGTCGCTCGGACTGGAGTGCGTCAGCCTGCTCGGGACGCAGCTCGCCCCCGAGGACCTGATCGGCGTGCCGCAGATCCGCGACGGCCGCTCGGTGTTCTGCCCGCCGGAGGCCATCGCCCGCGACGAGCCCTACTGCCTCTTCCTGGACGAGCTCAACGCCGCCACCCCCGATGTCCAGAAGGCCTTCTACTCCCTCATCCTGGACCGCCGGATCGGCTCGTACGAGCTGCCCGCCGGCTCGATCGTCATCGGGGCCGGCAACCGGGCGACGGACAACGCCCTGGCCAGGCCCATCGCGTCCGCGCTGGTCAACCGGCTCACCCACGTCCATCTGCGGGCCTCGTCGCAGGACTGGCTGGTGTGGGCGGGCGAGAACGGCATCCACCCCTGGGTGACGGACTACCTGATCGACCGGCCCGACCACCTGTGGTCGCAGCCGCCCAAGACCGAGGAGCCGTTCTCCACGCCGCGTTCCTGGCACATGCTCTCCGACGCCCTGCACTCCTTCGGCCCCGACATCGGTGAGGAGACGCTGAAGGTGATCGTGCACGGAACGCTGACACCGGCCCACGCCGTCTCCTTCTGCGGATACGCGAAGATCGTGCGCCACACCTTCGGTATCGAGGCAATCCTCAGGGGGGACGCCTCCTGGCCCACCCGGCTGGAGGACCGTGACCTCCTGTACTACCTCGCGGAGGCATTTCGCGGCCGGCTCGTGAAGGAGCTGCCGCGCCGGAAGGAGCACGTCTCCGCGTCGATGCGGCAGACGTCGTACCGCGCCAAGTCGCTGCTCGTGCAGCTTGCCGAGATTTCGGTCGAGGTCGCGCAGACCGTCATCGCGGACGACGCCGACGGGCTGCCCGTACTGCCCGCCTGGTTCCTCGTCGAGGCGGCGCGCGACATGCCCAGGCTGGTCGAGGCCCGGCGATGA
- the mutA gene encoding methylmalonyl-CoA mutase small subunit: protein MTVQPADGLSLAAEFPDPAHEQWQSLVEGVLRKSGKDVSGSAAEEALSTTVEDGLITRPLYTSRDDAPDAGLPGFAPFTRGGKPAGSTAGGWGVRQRHTIPDPARLNEAVLADLENGVTSLWLTVGDAGGGVPVSGLARALDGVLLDLAPIVLDAGSELDAAATELLRLYAERGVSPQSARGSLGADPLGQAARSGAAPEQAAAVNWALRCAREYPGLRALTVDAMPYHEAGGSAAQELGSSLATGVAYLRALTEAGLGVEEACAQLEFRYAATADQFLTIAKMRAARRLWARVAEVCGAARSGAQRQHAVTSPVMMTRRDPWVNMLRTTLACLGAGVGGAETVTVLPFDHALGLPDAFARRIARNTSTILVEESHLARVIDPAGGSWYVERLTDELAESAWAFFQEIERAGGQAAALESGMVSERLAATWAARKKNLARRKEPITGVSEFPQLAERAVEREAPPSTEARGGLPVVRRDEAFEELRSRSDAHLAATGRRPRVFIAALGPAAAHTARASFAANLFQAGGIEPVHEPVQVDASSVAAAFAAAGTDVACLCSSDALYAEQAGEVAAALVSAGARRVYLAGRPGDYTGVDEYVFAGCDVVAVLSSVLDRMGVA from the coding sequence ATGACGGTCCAGCCTGCTGACGGGCTTTCGTTGGCCGCCGAATTCCCTGACCCCGCCCATGAGCAGTGGCAGAGCCTCGTCGAGGGTGTGCTGCGCAAGTCGGGCAAGGACGTTTCGGGTTCGGCCGCCGAGGAAGCGCTGTCCACCACGGTGGAGGACGGGCTCATCACCCGCCCCCTCTACACCTCGCGCGACGACGCGCCCGATGCCGGTCTCCCGGGCTTCGCCCCCTTCACCCGCGGCGGCAAGCCGGCGGGGAGCACGGCGGGCGGCTGGGGTGTCCGGCAACGGCACACCATCCCCGATCCCGCCCGGCTCAACGAAGCCGTGCTCGCGGATCTGGAGAACGGAGTCACCTCGCTGTGGCTGACCGTGGGGGACGCCGGTGGCGGCGTGCCGGTCTCCGGTCTCGCCCGTGCGCTGGACGGCGTCCTTCTCGACCTGGCTCCGATCGTCCTGGACGCGGGCTCCGAACTCGACGCCGCCGCGACGGAGTTGCTGCGCCTCTACGCGGAGCGGGGGGTATCGCCGCAGTCGGCGCGCGGCAGCCTGGGCGCCGACCCACTGGGGCAGGCCGCCCGCTCCGGCGCGGCGCCGGAACAGGCGGCGGCGGTCAACTGGGCGCTTCGCTGCGCCCGTGAGTACCCCGGGCTGCGGGCGCTGACCGTCGATGCGATGCCCTACCACGAGGCCGGCGGCTCGGCCGCACAGGAGCTGGGCAGTTCACTGGCCACGGGGGTCGCCTACCTGCGGGCGCTGACCGAGGCGGGCCTCGGCGTCGAAGAGGCCTGCGCGCAGCTGGAGTTCCGGTACGCGGCCACCGCCGACCAGTTCCTGACGATCGCCAAGATGCGGGCCGCGCGCCGACTGTGGGCGCGGGTCGCCGAGGTCTGCGGCGCCGCCCGGTCCGGGGCGCAGCGGCAGCACGCAGTGACGTCGCCGGTGATGATGACCCGGCGCGATCCGTGGGTGAACATGCTCCGCACCACGCTGGCCTGTCTCGGCGCGGGCGTCGGCGGGGCCGAAACGGTGACCGTGCTGCCGTTCGATCACGCGCTGGGCCTGCCGGACGCGTTCGCGCGGCGCATCGCCCGTAACACCTCGACGATCCTGGTGGAGGAGTCGCATCTGGCCCGGGTGATCGACCCGGCGGGCGGCTCCTGGTACGTGGAGCGGCTCACCGACGAGCTCGCGGAGTCCGCCTGGGCCTTCTTCCAGGAGATCGAGCGGGCGGGAGGGCAGGCGGCCGCGCTGGAGTCCGGAATGGTCTCGGAACGGCTCGCGGCGACCTGGGCGGCGCGCAAGAAGAACCTGGCGCGGCGCAAGGAACCCATCACCGGCGTCAGCGAGTTCCCGCAGCTCGCCGAGCGTGCGGTGGAGCGCGAGGCCCCGCCGTCCACAGAAGCCCGGGGCGGTCTTCCGGTGGTCCGCCGGGACGAGGCGTTCGAGGAGCTGCGGTCCCGCTCGGACGCACATCTGGCGGCGACCGGCCGACGGCCGAGGGTGTTCATCGCCGCGCTCGGCCCCGCGGCCGCGCACACCGCGCGGGCCTCGTTCGCCGCGAACCTCTTCCAGGCGGGCGGCATCGAGCCGGTCCATGAGCCGGTTCAGGTGGATGCCTCCTCGGTCGCCGCGGCCTTCGCGGCCGCCGGGACGGACGTGGCCTGTCTGTGTTCCAGCGACGCGCTCTACGCCGAACAGGCCGGCGAGGTCGCCGCGGCGCTCGTCTCGGCGGGTGCGCGGCGCGTGTACCTGGCGGGGCGGCCGGGCGACTACACCGGTGTCGACGAGTACGTCTTCGCCGGCTGCGATGTGGTGGCCGTGCTGTCCTCCGTTCTCGACCGTATGGGTGTGGCGTAA